A window of Chryseobacterium aquaeductus genomic DNA:
ATTAGTTTTTACCCAGCTTCGGCTGGGTTTTTTTATTGATAATAATCAAGTCATTTAATTGTGAATATTGTAACGATCAATTTTGGATAGATAATTGTTATAATCGATATTAATTTTATTACGAAAATAAAATTAATGTCGATCAGATTTAAGAGTGTAAGTTGAGAAGGATAATTAATTTTGAGAATTTTCTTCAGCTTCTTCCATCAGTTTGATATACGTTGAGTAGCGGGAATATTGTATCTCACCGCTTTCTATAGCGTCAAGAACTGCACATTTCGGTTCGTTAATATGCATGCAGTTGTGAAATTTGCATTCTTTCCTTTTTCTGAAAATCTCAGGGAAGTAATGTTGTACTTCCTCTTTTTCAATATCAATCATGGCAAATTCTCTCACGCCAGGTGTATCAATTACGTTTCCACCAAAATGCCAAAAATGCATTTGAGCAAAAGTCGTTGTATGTTTTCCTTTGAGATGCGTATCTGAAATTTCAGATGTTCTAAGATTTAAGTCAGGTTGCAATGCATTAACTAAAGTAGACTTTCCACATCCTGAATGACCAAAAAATACGGAAGTTTGATCTTTAAGAAGATTTTGCAGGTCTTCCAGATTTAATTTAGAATATGATGAAATCTCCAGACTGTCATATCCGATTTCCTGATAGAGAAACTGAATGTCTTTTACCACTTCTATTTCTTCATCATTTAAAACATCCATCTTATTAAAAAGAATGAGCGGTTTTATATTATATGCTTCGCAACACGCAAGAAATCGGTCTAGAAAACCAAAAGATGTCTCAGGATGTTTTAGTGTATAAATAAAGCAGGCAATATCAATATTTGAAGCAATAATATGTGCTTCTTTTGAAAGATTAACTGCTTTTCTGATGAGATAATTTTTGCGTGGTTCTATTTTTGTAATCCAAGCGACATCATCCTGCTCAAGCTGAAATTCTACATAATCACCCACAGCAAGAGGATTTGTAAGTCGGGTTTTGATGAGCTTAAATTTTCCTCGAATTCTAGCTTCAAAAATTTTACCGGTTTCCATTTCCAGAACCTGATACCAACTTCCTGTAGATTTAATGATTTTTCCTTTCATACTTTATAACTGCAAATATAATGAATTAGGATTTAGGTAATAAGAATTAGTTTGATCTATTTTAAATACAAATAAAACACTAAAACGTATTACCCTTCACTATTTTGCTATATTCTGTCAATCATTATATTATTTTGTTTCTCAATAGATTCTTCATGAATGGCTTTGAAAACTTTCTCAATGAAATCCTGTGACATCCCTGTTTCTTTGGCTTTCTGAACTGCGTATTCGGCAATCACTTTCCATCGTTCCGGCTGGAAGATCGCAATGTCATTTTCTTTTTTCAATTTCCCTATTTGTTCTGAGATTTTCATTCTTTGAGAAAGCAGTTCTATCATTTGAAAATCTAAATCAGAAATTAAAGTTCTGTGTCTTCCCATTTCATCATCAAAGCCTGCCAATCCTGAATTTCTTACTTTCAGATTTGAAATTAAAGTTGCCAAAACTTCTGGTGTAATTTGTTGTGCAGCATCACTCCAAGCTTCGTCGGGATTAGAATGCGTTTCTATGATTGCTCCTTGATAACCAACATTTAAAGCTTCCTGAGTAATGTCTGCCAAACCCGTTCTATTGCCACAAATATGCGAAGGATCAATCAGCATCGGAATATTTGGGAATTGACTTTTAAAATCTAAAGCAATCTGCCAGTTAGGATTGTTTCTGTATTTCGTCTTTTGGTACGTAGAAAAACCTCTGTGAATGGCACCTAAATTTTGTATATCCTGTCCTAAAAGTCTTTCTAAGGCACCAATCCATAAAGCTAAATCAGGATTCACAGGATTTTTTACTAAAACGATTTTTTTGGTTCCTTTTAATGCTTCGGCAATTTCCTGAACCGTAAACGGATTTACAGTAGAACGCGCACCAATCCAAAGAATATCAACATCAGCTTCCAAAGCTGCACTTACGTGATGCGCATTGGCAACTTCAGTAGCAGTCAAAAAACCATATTCTTCTTTTACTTTTTTCAGCCAGTTTAATCCGATAACTCCCACACCTTCAAAACCATTGGGTTTTGTGCGCGGCTTCCAGATTCCTGCACGGAAAATGGGAACCTGGGCATTGGTTTCCTTTATTCTTTTCGCAGTTTCCAGCATTTGTGCTTCACTTTCTGCACTGCATGGTCCGGCGATCATCATTGGTTGGGAGAACTCTTTTATCCATTCGTTTTTTAAATCTGATAAGTTCATATGGGTAGATATTTTTTTAAATGTTTAAATTTTGCAATCAATAATTAATCCTTATAAATTTCTTTATAATTCTTTTCAAAAAATGCGATACAAAATGTAATGAAATTGGAAATGGGAAATGATTAATTTTCCTGTATTTTTTGAGAAAGAAATTTAGCTAGTTATACCAATAAAATCGATAGTAGTTTCTATAATTTCTATAATAAACAGTTGGAAAACTAAAATAACTGCTAAAATGATCAGCAGGTACAAAACTAAACAGATATGGGAACAAAAGTTTTTCCACGTTGCCGAAAGAATTGTTTATTTCTAGTTTGTAAATAAGTAAATTTTGAAGAAAAGTCTTATCATTTTCTATCAATCTGGGACAAAGATATAAAATTATGTCAAATCGAACTTCATTAAATCATCAAGATCTTTCAGCAAAGGATTAATCTCAACCAATTTCTCAAATTTTTTCTTGGTTGTAAGAACTTCCTGTCGCAGATTTTGAGGCTCGTGTTTGAAGTCAAATACAATTGAATGATTATTGACTTTAGTTTTAAAATGATTAAAAAACTCAGAACTTATTTTGTCAAACTCTACTTTTGCAGACCCCGATGGATATTGAATCTGTATCGTTTTTTCATCAATCTTTTGTAATTTAAAGGATTTAATAGCACTATAAATTACAGGGTCTTTTGTACGAAGTTGCAAGAGCAAAAGATTCCATTCTGACTGAACATCAGTCTCTGTAAAATGATGCTCCTGAGAGCTTTCGTTTTTAACGACGATAATTTCTTCACCTTTTGAAGAATCATCACTATTCATCAGAGAATTAATATTGATTCCGGAAGATATTCTCGATTTAGAAAGTGGTTTTGAAGCTGTTTTTACTACTACTTCAGCAGACGGCGCTTCAATTACTTGTGGCTTTACAACGATCTGCTGTACTTTTTCTTCAACTTTTGAAGGCAATATCACTTCCTGCTTTTCATGAAGAAAAGGAGCTAATATTATGAATTTTTTTTTTTAGAAAGCTCTCCGGATAATGAAGACAATTGCATCAAAGCAATCTCAACAGTCAGCCTTGGATTTTTAGAATTTTTATAATTAATATCTGCATGATTACAAATCTCAATAGCGTCAACCAATTCCTGAGCATTCCATTTCTGAGCTTGTTCTACAAATTTCACTTTAGTTTGTTCGCCAACTTCTATCAAATCAATAGTTGACGTATTCTGAGCCATCATAAGATCTCTGAAATGGCTTCCAAGCCCAGCAATGAATATATGAGGATCAAAACCTCTTTTTACAATTTCGTTAAAAGCAAAAAGTACTTCAGGAATTTTATTTTCCTTGGCAAAATCGGCAATTTTCAGATATTGATCATAATCTAAAATATTCAGAACTTCTGCAGCTTTAGCAAGGGTAATATTTTTTTGTGAAAAGGTAGAGAGTCTATCAAAAATTGAAAGCGCATCTCGAAGAGCTCCGTCAGCTTTTTGTGCAATCAAATACAAAGCATCATCTTCATATTTTATATTTTCTTTGTCAGCAATTCCTTTCAGATGTTCCTGAATATCAAGAATGGTAATTCTCTTAAAATCATAGATCTGACAACGAGACAAAATAGTTGGAATAATCTTGTGCTTTTCGGTTGTTGCTAAAATAAAAATCGCGTGAGCAGGCGGTTCTTCCAAAGTCTTCAAAAACGCATTGAAGGCGGCAGAAGATAACATGTGTACTTCATCAATGATATACACTTTATACTGACCAACCTGTGGTGCAAAACGCACCTGATCAATCAATTCGCGAATATCATCGACCGAATTGTTAGAAGCTGCATCTAATTCATAAATGTTATACGCAAAACCGTCTTCCGAAACTGAACCATCTTTTTCGTTTATTTTTCTTGCCAATATCCTCGCACACGTAGTTTTACCTACTCCACGTGGGCCACAGAAAAGCAAAGCCTGCGCCAACTGATTTTCATCAATTGCGTGCTCCAAAGTATCTGTAATATGAGATTGCCCAACTACAGTATCAAACTGTTGAGGGCGATATTTTCTAGCAGATACTATAAAGTTTTCCATAGCCCAAAAGTAAGAAATATTGTTCTAATTTGAAAGTGTAAATTTTCAAATTTAGGTTGTAACGGAAATTTATTTAAGAAAGTAATTATTTCTTCTGATAGGCGAAATCTATAATATCAACAATTGCTTTTTCAATTTTCTTACGTCCATCTTCAGACTTCAAATCTAAGCCACAAAATGTGCTACCGTTATGAGCTGTGTAGAGATTGAGATGATAAATTCCTCCTACAAGTAGTGCGGTAATTGCTCTGTACTCATCAGATTTTTCTCCAAAGTGAGGGTCTGTAATGTTTTTGAAAAAGTTTTCACCAACATCTTCGCGTTGTTCGAATAATTTTTTCAGTACTGCACGACTTTCTGAAAGTTCCCAAACAATGATCTTCTGAAGTTCTTTGTTCTTTTTTAAACTTTCATATTGACTTAGCAAAGTGATCTTAGACATCTCTTTTCCTCCGTCAGAAAGATCTATGTCCATTTCCATCTGTTTTT
This region includes:
- the rsgA gene encoding ribosome small subunit-dependent GTPase A, whose translation is MKGKIIKSTGSWYQVLEMETGKIFEARIRGKFKLIKTRLTNPLAVGDYVEFQLEQDDVAWITKIEPRKNYLIRKAVNLSKEAHIIASNIDIACFIYTLKHPETSFGFLDRFLACCEAYNIKPLILFNKMDVLNDEEIEVVKDIQFLYQEIGYDSLEISSYSKLNLEDLQNLLKDQTSVFFGHSGCGKSTLVNALQPDLNLRTSEISDTHLKGKHTTTFAQMHFWHFGGNVIDTPGVREFAMIDIEKEEVQHYFPEIFRKRKECKFHNCMHINEPKCAVLDAIESGEIQYSRYSTYIKLMEEAEENSQN
- a CDS encoding chorismate mutase; protein product: MNLSDLKNEWIKEFSQPMMIAGPCSAESEAQMLETAKRIKETNAQVPIFRAGIWKPRTKPNGFEGVGVIGLNWLKKVKEEYGFLTATEVANAHHVSAALEADVDILWIGARSTVNPFTVQEIAEALKGTKKIVLVKNPVNPDLALWIGALERLLGQDIQNLGAIHRGFSTYQKTKYRNNPNWQIALDFKSQFPNIPMLIDPSHICGNRTGLADITQEALNVGYQGAIIETHSNPDEAWSDAAQQITPEVLATLISNLKVRNSGLAGFDDEMGRHRTLISDLDFQMIELLSQRMKISEQIGKLKKENDIAIFQPERWKVIAEYAVQKAKETGMSQDFIEKVFKAIHEESIEKQNNIMIDRI
- the dnaX gene encoding DNA polymerase III subunit gamma/tau; translation: MENFIVSARKYRPQQFDTVVGQSHITDTLEHAIDENQLAQALLFCGPRGVGKTTCARILARKINEKDGSVSEDGFAYNIYELDAASNNSVDDIRELIDQVRFAPQVGQYKVYIIDEVHMLSSAAFNAFLKTLEEPPAHAIFILATTEKHKIIPTILSRCQIYDFKRITILDIQEHLKGIADKENIKYEDDALYLIAQKADGALRDALSIFDRLSTFSQKNITLAKAAEVLNILDYDQYLKIADFAKENKIPEVLFAFNEIVKRGFDPHIFIAGLGSHFRDLMMAQNTSTIDLIEVGEQTKVKFVEQAQKWNAQELVDAIEICNHADINYKNSKNPRLTVEIALMQLSSLSGELSKKKNS
- a CDS encoding TetR/AcrR family transcriptional regulator; this encodes MPRKVVQGPIRDKEKTKQKLLNAVGKILKTKGYSGLMVSKIAAVAGFDKKLIYEYFGSTDKLIDEYIRSQDYWSKVDEKQMEMDIDLSDGGKEMSKITLLSQYESLKKNKELQKIIVWELSESRAVLKKLFEQREDVGENFFKNITDPHFGEKSDEYRAITALLVGGIYHLNLYTAHNGSTFCGLDLKSEDGRKKIEKAIVDIIDFAYQKK